In Candidatus Cloacimonadota bacterium, a single window of DNA contains:
- a CDS encoding iron-containing alcohol dehydrogenase, producing the protein MFHLPTQIFFGSDALAEAADYIFNLGSKPLLVSGPVGARKSGALGDVEKLLQSFAIPWAHFDEVEENPSLDTVMAGAQLLRAEQCDYVIAIGGGSPLDAAKAIALVAANALQRAQIYQTELFQCKLPLVAIPTTSGTGSEVTQYSVLTNPDTGIKAGFGHVLAFPSLAICNPIYTHSLNSQVTLNTALDALSHLLEGIYSNKRQALADPLIHAGARDIFENLQPVLENPSLASGREKLMRASLYGGITIAQGSTTLQHSLGYPLTSRFGTPHGLSNALVMLPVLKLFYPARKVELNALFAALNTSLEGFALWLESLNLPSCPPLEDDFIAKSVQEVLGSRNMANNPQEVSAPQIRQIYLDLR; encoded by the coding sequence ATGTTCCATCTTCCCACCCAGATATTTTTCGGCTCCGATGCCCTTGCTGAGGCGGCGGATTATATATTCAACCTGGGTTCAAAGCCCTTGCTGGTAAGCGGTCCCGTGGGTGCCAGAAAAAGCGGTGCCCTCGGCGATGTTGAAAAACTCTTGCAAAGTTTCGCCATTCCCTGGGCTCACTTTGATGAGGTTGAAGAAAATCCCAGTTTGGACACCGTTATGGCAGGAGCCCAGCTTCTACGCGCTGAACAGTGCGATTATGTGATTGCCATCGGTGGCGGCAGTCCTCTGGACGCTGCCAAAGCCATCGCCCTGGTTGCGGCAAACGCTTTACAGCGCGCCCAGATTTATCAAACCGAGCTTTTCCAATGCAAGCTCCCCCTGGTGGCAATTCCCACCACTTCCGGCACCGGCAGCGAGGTCACCCAATACTCCGTGCTCACCAATCCTGATACCGGTATCAAAGCCGGTTTCGGCCATGTTCTTGCCTTTCCAAGCCTGGCAATCTGCAATCCCATTTACACCCACAGTCTCAACTCTCAAGTGACCTTGAACACCGCTCTGGACGCGCTTTCCCACCTTTTGGAAGGAATCTATTCGAACAAGCGTCAAGCCTTGGCAGACCCGCTCATCCACGCCGGCGCCAGGGATATTTTTGAAAACTTGCAGCCCGTTTTGGAAAATCCCAGCCTGGCTTCCGGCAGGGAAAAACTGATGCGCGCCTCGCTTTATGGCGGCATCACCATCGCCCAGGGCAGCACCACTTTGCAGCATTCGCTGGGCTATCCGCTCACATCCAGATTTGGCACGCCCCACGGGCTCAGCAACGCCCTGGTCATGCTACCCGTGCTAAAACTGTTTTACCCCGCCAGAAAAGTTGAACTGAACGCGCTTTTCGCCGCTTTGAACACCAGCTTGGAAGGTTTCGCGCTTTGGCTGGAAAGTCTGAATCTGCCGTCCTGTCCGCCTTTGGAGGATGATTTCATCGCCAAAAGCGTGCAAGAAGTTTTGGGAAGCCGCAACATGGCAAATAATCCCCAGGAAGTGAGCGCCCCGCAAATCCGCCAAATCTATCTGGATTTACGGTAA
- a CDS encoding pyridoxamine kinase, with amino-acid sequence MKMTHTPAKKILAIHDLSSFGHTSLMVFIAILYRMGLRVCALPTAVLSANTDFPDSIWVDLGEHLENFAQHWQELGLEFSAICSGFLASEKQAELVSNLTQKLRGPQTIVLTDPVMGDNGRLYDCFGPEMVEAMRGLIRHAQIVTPNHTEAALLTGEDPNLELGREGILERCRKIAGMGPEHVVITSVPTKVPNRLVTMYYHAGEDSMQSHFFTARPGHHPGAGDCFSALLLGGLMKGYGVENSVGAGVEILSGLISRDPLPGADWREGIALEVLMQMDLEAFYRKSR; translated from the coding sequence ATGAAAATGACACACACTCCCGCTAAAAAGATTCTGGCCATACACGATTTATCGAGCTTTGGCCACACCTCGCTGATGGTTTTCATCGCCATTCTATATCGAATGGGGCTGAGGGTTTGCGCGCTGCCCACAGCGGTTCTTTCCGCGAATACGGACTTTCCCGATTCCATCTGGGTGGACCTGGGTGAACACCTGGAAAATTTTGCGCAACACTGGCAGGAACTGGGTTTGGAATTCAGCGCCATCTGCAGCGGATTCTTGGCTTCCGAAAAACAGGCGGAGCTGGTTTCAAACCTGACCCAAAAGCTGCGTGGACCCCAAACCATTGTTTTGACCGACCCCGTGATGGGTGATAACGGCAGGCTTTATGACTGTTTTGGCCCTGAAATGGTGGAGGCGATGCGCGGCTTGATCCGGCATGCCCAGATTGTGACCCCGAACCACACTGAGGCGGCTTTGCTGACCGGGGAAGACCCAAATCTGGAATTGGGACGGGAAGGCATCCTTGAACGCTGCCGCAAAATCGCGGGGATGGGGCCGGAGCATGTGGTGATTACCTCCGTGCCGACCAAAGTTCCAAACAGGCTGGTCACGATGTATTATCACGCAGGAGAGGACAGCATGCAAAGCCATTTTTTCACCGCCAGACCGGGGCATCATCCCGGAGCGGGAGATTGTTTTTCGGCGTTGCTTTTGGGCGGATTGATGAAGGGCTATGGCGTTGAAAATTCTGTGGGGGCGGGGGTGGAAATCTTGTCTGGCTTGATTTCACGGGACCCGCTTCCCGGAGCGGACTGGCGGGAAGGAATCGCTCTGGAAGTGCTGATGCAAATGGATTTGGAGGCTTTTTACCGTAAATCCAGATAG
- the gcvH gene encoding glycine cleavage system protein GcvH, whose translation MNIPDNLYYNESHEWVLVDGDIATIGITDFAQSELGDIVYLELPEAGAKVSAGQPCGIIEAVKSAEDLISPLSGTVEEKNQDAEDSTEIINESPYEDGWLFRIRLSNPDELENLMSALDYQRLIEA comes from the coding sequence ATGAATATACCCGATAATCTCTATTATAACGAAAGCCATGAATGGGTGCTCGTGGATGGCGATATCGCCACCATCGGCATCACCGATTTTGCCCAAAGCGAACTGGGCGACATCGTCTATCTGGAGCTTCCTGAAGCGGGCGCCAAAGTTTCTGCTGGCCAGCCCTGCGGCATCATCGAAGCGGTGAAATCCGCCGAAGACCTCATCAGCCCCCTCAGTGGAACGGTGGAAGAAAAAAACCAGGACGCGGAAGACAGCACCGAAATCATCAACGAATCTCCCTATGAAGACGGCTGGCTTTTCCGCATCCGCCTCTCCAATCCCGATGAATTGGAAAACTTGATGAGCGCGTTGGATTATCAACGCCTGATTGAAGCCTGA
- the gmk gene encoding guanylate kinase: MLKKNQNFLIILSAPSGGGKTTILQEVLKRHQDVEYSISYTTRPPRGDEENGRHYHFVDEKEFLRRREAGDFLETALVFDRWYGTSLSFIKSRLSAGKHVIMDIDVQGAAQIHPTSVPCVKIFILPPTLEILRQRLIDRDTDAPQEIEKRLKTARKELEYIPDYEYLVENDDLDLAVQKVLAIIQAEENRIERYPSPAADFLKTEKMK; encoded by the coding sequence TTGCTGAAAAAAAACCAAAACTTTCTCATCATCCTGTCAGCGCCTTCTGGGGGTGGAAAAACAACCATCCTCCAGGAGGTGCTAAAGCGGCATCAGGATGTGGAATATTCCATTTCCTACACAACCCGCCCGCCCAGGGGAGATGAAGAAAACGGGCGCCACTACCACTTTGTGGACGAAAAAGAATTTCTGCGGCGCAGGGAAGCCGGCGATTTTTTGGAAACTGCCCTGGTCTTCGACCGCTGGTATGGAACCTCGCTCAGCTTCATAAAATCCCGCCTTTCCGCGGGAAAACACGTGATTATGGATATCGATGTCCAAGGCGCCGCCCAGATTCACCCCACCAGCGTGCCCTGCGTGAAGATTTTTATCCTGCCGCCAACGCTGGAAATTTTGCGCCAACGCCTGATTGACCGGGACACTGACGCCCCCCAAGAAATTGAAAAACGCCTCAAAACCGCCAGAAAAGAACTGGAATACATCCCGGATTATGAGTATCTGGTGGAAAACGACGACTTGGATTTGGCCGTGCAAAAAGTTTTGGCCATCATCCAGGCGGAAGAAAACAGGATTGAACGCTACCCCAGCCCGGCAGCGGACTTCCTGAAAACGGAGAAAATGAAATGA